In Tenebrio molitor chromosome 6, icTenMoli1.1, whole genome shotgun sequence, one genomic interval encodes:
- the eIF2Bepsilon gene encoding translation initiation factor eIF2B subunit epsilon isoform X2, which yields MSMKSKEVLKDDVVQAVVIADTFGDEFLPISSDIPLSLLPLVNKPLIDYTLEFLSLGGIEETFLFCCSHVDAIRAHINQSIKDGSFWNLTMKVTIIVSESCHSFGDCLRDLDRKGILRGNFVLLEPGTVSNIKLLPVIKKHNEVTNKDKGAAMTLVFQEAGIGQMGRDPTEEVVVAVNNNRRVLFHRKLGQSRERKIEFPLEIFLDNSCVSLRHNLKDTHIAICSPSVLPLFSDNFDFQTKDDFVRGLLINEEILGSTVYCHIVKGNNYGSATTSWRMYQSISRELQCKWIYPLQPPTTKNHILKKGVVTGEGVSIKDQKKIANSIIGDNVKIGENVQITESFVFANTSIDDNVVITHSIVGPNCQIKSKSKITLGSIIGKGVVVEKEGFIENSLVQATEPEDCDDKDKLGKKAFRLKLEGDDDDDVATILTRKFSRLRIDDSQEQEESDDDAFTDSEDEELSHTQSPPPDDTKREFQRNKSYFAYVVEVLFWTSVFASFCSLALILCSDPEELPT from the exons atgtcaatgaaaAGTAAAGAAGTTTTGAAGGACGACGTCGTGCAAGCAGTGGTGATTGCCGACACGTTCGGCGACGAATTTTTACCGATTTCGTCGGACATTCCTCTG TCTCTCTTGCCCTTGGTTAACAAACCCCTGATTGATTACACGCTCGAATTCCTCTCTTTAGGTGGAATAGAAGAAACCTTCTTGTTTTGCTGTTCCCATGTTGATGCCATAAGAGCCCACATAAA TCAAAGCATCAAGGATGGATCTTTTTGGAATCTCACCATGAAGGTCACTATTATAGTGTCAGAAAGTTGCCATTCATTTGGAGATTGTCTCAGAGATCTAGACAGGAAGGGTATTCTTCgtggaaattttgttttgttagaACCAGGGACTGTATCAAATATCAAGTTGTTGCCAGTTATCAAAAAACACAA tgAGGTTACAAATAAGGATAAGGGGGCTGCCATGACGTTAGTGTTTCAAGAGGCGGGAATAGGTCAGATGGGTCGCGATCCCACCGAGGAAGTCGTCGTCGCGGTCAACAATAACAGGCGGGTTTTGTTCCACAGAAAATTGGGTCAGTCtagagagagaaaaattgaatttcctTTA gaaatttttttggataATTCGTGCGTTTCGTTACGGCACAATCTCAAGGACACTCACATCGCTATTTGTTCGCCGTCGGTTTTGCCTCTTTTCTCagataattttgattttcaaacGAAAGACGATTTTGTTAGGGGTTTATTGATAAACGAAGAAATTCTTGGCAGCACTGTTTATTGTCACATCGTGAAAGGTAACAATTACGGCAGTGCCACCACCAGTTGGCGGATGTACCAGTCAATAAG TCGAGAATTGCAATGTAAATGGATTTACCCTTTGCAACCTCCAACCACgaaaaatcacattttaaaGAAGGGAGTCGTAACGGGGGAGGGTGTTTCGATAAAGGACCAAAAGAAAATTGCGAATAGTATTATAGGGGATAATGTTAAGATAGGTGAAAACGTACAAATTACTGAGAGTTTCGTATTTGCCAACACGTCAATTGACGATAACGTTGTTATCACTCACAGTATAGTAGGACCTAACTGCCAAATTAAATCGAAAAGTAAAATCACTCTAGGTAGTATAATTGGTAAGGGAGTGGTCGTTGAGAAGGAGGGATTTATCGAAAATAGCCTTGTCCAAGCAACGGAACCGGAAGATT GCGACGATAAAGACAAGCTCGGTAAAAAAGCGTTCAGGTTGAAACTTGAAGGGGACGATGACGACGATGTAGCCACGATTTTAacgagaaaattttcaaggtTACGCATCGACGACAGTCAAGAACAAGAAGAATCCGACGATGATGCGTTCACGGACAGCGAAGACGAAGAGTTGTCACACACTCAATCTCCTCCTCCTGACGATACTAAGC GTGAATTTCAACGTAATAAAAGCTATTTTGCATATGTCGTTGAGGTTCTCTTCTGGACCTCAGTTTTTGCCTCATTTTGCTCGCTTGCTCTCATACTTTGCTCCGATCCTGAAGAACTACCTACGTAA
- the LOC138132564 gene encoding zinc finger protein ZFP2-like: MSESGGIKYITECSRICRTCLAEKNKEDLCSLFENSLDLILLNLTEISVRRDDGLPGFICNDCIFTLNLFVTFKEQCQKSDAQLRRALYSTPEIYGEYKTVTVLGDNISTIIELKNELSDALLTRDNGKIVTVNIKEPDLGEHNGNGDKIENCDNSPQIDPNDAMTDVPLKCDECNRTFKLEGALRTHLIKHGKKLNLKCEVCGKEFTLMTQFKCHVRTHSNYKPFSCTKCDKSFSLTSSLTKHMRTHGGERKHLCITCGKRFYEPGQLNVHMRTHTGEKPVVCNKCGKRFSDPHGLIAHNKIHTGERKYECNVCGKKFAHSFVLTAHKRVHTGEKPYACTMCKAAFATSSYLTIHRRTHTQERPYKCDSCTKAFISKCALVAHIRTHTGEKKFQCAICGKRTGRAADLQIHMRSHTGEKPYSCNLCSKRYHTSSNLAAHKRTHLGVKDQFCSVCNKAFGDLRTLKCHMRIHTGERPYVCGVCGNSYTQSGQLAAHRRIHEVFVDVSTTT, encoded by the exons atgTCGGAAAGTGGCGGAATCAAGTACATAACGGAATGCAGCAGGATTTGCCGTACTTGTTTGgcggaaaaaaacaaagaagatCTGTGTTCTCTCTTTGAAAACTCTCTGGACCTGATCCTTTTAAACTTGACCGAAATTAGC GTTAGGAGAGACGACGGCTTGCCAGGATTCATCTGCAATGACTGCATCTTCACTCTAAACTTATTTGTCACATTTAAGGAGCAATGCCAAAAGTCAGATGCACAACTCAGAAGGGCTTTATATTCGACCCCGGAAATTTACGGCGAGTACAAGACCGTGACCGTGTTGGGCGACAATATTTCCACGATAATcgaattgaaaaatgaattATCTGACGCGTTGCTTACTCGCGACAATGGTAAAATTGTCACAGTCAACATCAAAGAACCAGATTTGGGCGAGCATAATGGAAATGgtgataaaattgaaaattgcgATAATTCCCCGCAAATCGACCCCAATGACGCAATGACGGATGTACCGCTAAAATGCGACGAATGTAATCGAACTTTCAAGCTAGAAGGGGCGTTGAGAACTCACTTAATTAAACACGGGAAGAAATTAAACCTGAAATGTGAAGTTTGCGGAAAAGAATTCACCC TAATGACCCAGTTCAAGTGCCACGTCCGCACCCACTCCAATTACAAGCCTTTTTCTTGCACAAAGTGTGataaatcattttctttaaCCTCAAGCCTGACAAAACACATGCGAACGCACGGAGGCGAAAGAAAACATTTATGTATCACTTGCGGTAAGAGATTCTACGAGCCGGGACAACTGAAC GTTCATATGAGGACCCACACCGGTGAAAAACCCGTCGTGTGTAACAAATGCGGGAAACGCTTCTCAGACCCTCACGGACTGATCGCTCACAATAAGATCCACACGGGAGAGAGAAAATACGAATGTAACGTATGCGGCAAGAAATTTGCCCATTCTTTTGTTCTCACGGCGCATAAAAGGGTGCACACCGGAGAGAAACCCTACGCTTGTACCATGTGCAAAGCCGCGTTCGCCACTTCTTCATATTTGACCATTCACAGGAGGACGCACACGCAAGAGCGACCTTACAAGTGCGACTCTTGCACCAAAGCGTTCATCAGTAAATGCGCGCTCGTGGCTCACATAAGAACACACACAGGAGAGAAAAAATTCCAGTGCGCTATTTGCGGCAAGCGCACTGGAAGAGCTGCCGACTTGCAGATTCACATGAGGTCGCACACAG GTGAAAAACCGTACAGTTGTAATTTGTGTTCAAAGCGGTATCACACGTCGAGCAATTTGGCCGCGCATAAACGTACTCATTTGGGCGTAAAGGACCAGTTCTGTTCAGTTTGTAATAAAGCTTTTGGCGATTTGAGGACGTTGAAGTGTCACATGAGGATACACACGGGGGAAAGACCCTACGTTTGTGGGGTTTGCGGCAATAGTTACACGCAGTCGGGGCAGTTGGCGGCCCACAGAAGGATTCACGAGGTGTTTGTTGATGTCAGTACTACGACTTGA
- the eIF2Bepsilon gene encoding translation initiation factor eIF2B subunit epsilon isoform X1 → MSMKSKEVLKDDVVQAVVIADTFGDEFLPISSDIPLSLLPLVNKPLIDYTLEFLSLGGIEETFLFCCSHVDAIRAHINQSIKDGSFWNLTMKVTIIVSESCHSFGDCLRDLDRKGILRGNFVLLEPGTVSNIKLLPVIKKHNEVTNKDKGAAMTLVFQEAGIGQMGRDPTEEVVVAVNNNRRVLFHRKLGQSRERKIEFPLEIFLDNSCVSLRHNLKDTHIAICSPSVLPLFSDNFDFQTKDDFVRGLLINEEILGSTVYCHIVKGNNYGSATTSWRMYQSISRELQCKWIYPLQPPTTKNHILKKGVVTGEGVSIKDQKKIANSIIGDNVKIGENVQITESFVFANTSIDDNVVITHSIVGPNCQIKSKSKITLGSIIGKGVVVEKEGFIENSLVQATEPEDCDDKDKLGKKAFRLKLEGDDDDDVATILTRKFSRLRIDDSQEQEESDDDAFTDSEDEELSHTQSPPPDDTKLFFTEVIDSLTRGFEDELRCEHLILEINSSRYAYNVTVKEVNFNVIKAILHMSLRFSSGPQFLPHFARLLSYFAPILKNYLRNEGAMLDTLQALEDVAISNEDVNEKWVKFALQWFYDKDYVTEDVILEWAKSLDDKCRFYAQVSPFIKWLEEAEEASSSD, encoded by the exons atgtcaatgaaaAGTAAAGAAGTTTTGAAGGACGACGTCGTGCAAGCAGTGGTGATTGCCGACACGTTCGGCGACGAATTTTTACCGATTTCGTCGGACATTCCTCTG TCTCTCTTGCCCTTGGTTAACAAACCCCTGATTGATTACACGCTCGAATTCCTCTCTTTAGGTGGAATAGAAGAAACCTTCTTGTTTTGCTGTTCCCATGTTGATGCCATAAGAGCCCACATAAA TCAAAGCATCAAGGATGGATCTTTTTGGAATCTCACCATGAAGGTCACTATTATAGTGTCAGAAAGTTGCCATTCATTTGGAGATTGTCTCAGAGATCTAGACAGGAAGGGTATTCTTCgtggaaattttgttttgttagaACCAGGGACTGTATCAAATATCAAGTTGTTGCCAGTTATCAAAAAACACAA tgAGGTTACAAATAAGGATAAGGGGGCTGCCATGACGTTAGTGTTTCAAGAGGCGGGAATAGGTCAGATGGGTCGCGATCCCACCGAGGAAGTCGTCGTCGCGGTCAACAATAACAGGCGGGTTTTGTTCCACAGAAAATTGGGTCAGTCtagagagagaaaaattgaatttcctTTA gaaatttttttggataATTCGTGCGTTTCGTTACGGCACAATCTCAAGGACACTCACATCGCTATTTGTTCGCCGTCGGTTTTGCCTCTTTTCTCagataattttgattttcaaacGAAAGACGATTTTGTTAGGGGTTTATTGATAAACGAAGAAATTCTTGGCAGCACTGTTTATTGTCACATCGTGAAAGGTAACAATTACGGCAGTGCCACCACCAGTTGGCGGATGTACCAGTCAATAAG TCGAGAATTGCAATGTAAATGGATTTACCCTTTGCAACCTCCAACCACgaaaaatcacattttaaaGAAGGGAGTCGTAACGGGGGAGGGTGTTTCGATAAAGGACCAAAAGAAAATTGCGAATAGTATTATAGGGGATAATGTTAAGATAGGTGAAAACGTACAAATTACTGAGAGTTTCGTATTTGCCAACACGTCAATTGACGATAACGTTGTTATCACTCACAGTATAGTAGGACCTAACTGCCAAATTAAATCGAAAAGTAAAATCACTCTAGGTAGTATAATTGGTAAGGGAGTGGTCGTTGAGAAGGAGGGATTTATCGAAAATAGCCTTGTCCAAGCAACGGAACCGGAAGATT GCGACGATAAAGACAAGCTCGGTAAAAAAGCGTTCAGGTTGAAACTTGAAGGGGACGATGACGACGATGTAGCCACGATTTTAacgagaaaattttcaaggtTACGCATCGACGACAGTCAAGAACAAGAAGAATCCGACGATGATGCGTTCACGGACAGCGAAGACGAAGAGTTGTCACACACTCAATCTCCTCCTCCTGACGATACTAAGC TGTTCTTTACTGAAGTAATAGACAGCTTGACACGAGGTTTTGAAGATGAATTACGCTGCGAACATCTAATTCTAGAGATAAACTCTTCGCGTTACGCATATAACGTCACAGTGAAAGag GTGAATTTCAACGTAATAAAAGCTATTTTGCATATGTCGTTGAGGTTCTCTTCTGGACCTCAGTTTTTGCCTCATTTTGCTCGCTTGCTCTCATACTTTGCTCCGATCCTGAAGAACTACCTACGTAACGAAGGCGCCATGTTGGACACCTTGCAAGCCCTAGAG GACGTGGCGATCTCTAACGAGGACGTTAACGAGAAATGGGTGAAGTTCGCGTTGCAGTGGTTTTACGACAAGGATTACGTCACGGAGGATGTAATTTTAGAATGGGCGAAAAGTTTGGACGATAAATGTCGATTTTACGCTCAAGTGAGCCCTTTCATCAAGTGGCTGGAGGAGGCGGAGGAAGCTTCTTCATCGGATTGA